DNA from Candidatus Omnitrophota bacterium:
AAACCTCAAACAAAATCTGCTTGAAGATTACTCTTGATAATATTTGTTGCCTAACTTCCTGCAAATAGGAAAGTTACGGGAAACTGATTCTTCGGACCGGTCGATTTTGATAACAAACTTAATTTAAAGGTTTTAATGGGACGGTTGCACGACTTAGGATTTCCTTTGCTGCTTTATGTCCTTTTAATATAGCTTCTTTAGCCCGGTAAAATTCTAAGACTGCGATATTTCCGGTATCAGGAGCTATTATTATATTTGCTTCTTTTATTTTTGACTGCGCTATTTCATATTCCATAGCATAGAGCGCCTGCATTATGGTATTAAATATATTCGGAGTACCCGGATCCAGTCTTTGAGTTCTTTTATAAACTTTTGCTTTGAAGATAGAGACAAGTCTTTGAAAACCTTTCAGTTTGACCTTATTATTTTGAACGAGTTTATTTATTTTATTATTCAGGGCTACTAAAGCTGCATTTTTAATTTGGGTCTTTGAAATTGCCGCAGGCAATCTTTGTTTCTTTATCGAGCCGAAAGATTTCCTTCTTTGAGGTTTATGGATTGTATTGCAGGCGATAACAAACGTTGCCCCCATATTCTTAACTACGCTTACCGGAATAGGATTCACTACTCCCCCATCCATTAAAAATCTACCTTTAATTTTTACAGGCGTAAATATAGCCGGTATAGATATACTTGCCCTAACAGCCTCAATTACCGAACCTTTTTTTATTATTACCTCCTCACCTGTATTGGCGTCAGCAGCTACAACCGCTAAAGGGATCTTTAAATCTTTGAATTCAATATTTCCAATTAGAGGCGTTAAGAGCTCTTTAACCTTTTTACCGTGGATAACCCCCTTGAAGAGCAAAGCTAAATTAGGGTCTGCTAGCCGGGCTAATTGTTTCCATCCAATCTTCAGGACTATTTCCTCAAAATCGTCTATTTTCCCTTCTCTTGCATAACAGGCACCGATAAGTGCGCCCATGCTTGAGCCTGCTATCATATCAATAGATATATCTTCTTCCGTCAGCGCCTTTAATACCCCTACATGCGCCAGTCCTCTTGCCGCGCCGCTTCCCAAAGCTAATCCTATTTTAGGTTTTTTCTTTTTTGAAAGACTCATTTTTATATTTTAC
Protein-coding regions in this window:
- a CDS encoding patatin-like phospholipase family protein yields the protein MSLSKKKKPKIGLALGSGAARGLAHVGVLKALTEEDISIDMIAGSSMGALIGACYAREGKIDDFEEIVLKIGWKQLARLADPNLALLFKGVIHGKKVKELLTPLIGNIEFKDLKIPLAVVAADANTGEEVIIKKGSVIEAVRASISIPAIFTPVKIKGRFLMDGGVVNPIPVSVVKNMGATFVIACNTIHKPQRRKSFGSIKKQRLPAAISKTQIKNAALVALNNKINKLVQNNKVKLKGFQRLVSIFKAKVYKRTQRLDPGTPNIFNTIMQALYAMEYEIAQSKIKEANIIIAPDTGNIAVLEFYRAKEAILKGHKAAKEILSRATVPLKPLN